Proteins encoded together in one Verrucomicrobiota bacterium window:
- a CDS encoding arylsulfatase, translating into MKLNSLLIIFVLGFFLCGCGEKETQLGPIRQASDSAQGLRRDTQDKPNIVIILADDFGVGDIQAHFPDNKIPTPFLDRFTEQSMWFTNAHTGSAVCSPTRYGLLTGRYAWRTRLQEWVLACYEPPLIAEDRLTLPKFLQQQGYATACIGKWHLGWNWAGPQPSTMEEEKNGLRTREWDYTKPISNGPTTRGFDYYFGTHVPNFPPFTFIENDRVVEQPTSRFKYSADDGTFMPAQFDGNPMAPDWRFDQILPKITERAVQYIHDQAGQDEPFFLYFPMTSPHTPIVPTAQFKGESGIAHAADWVMQTDWSAGQLIQALEDAGVSDNTLVIFTTDNGHAPQEWNELINAGHSPSGPFRGRKGDIWEGGHRVPFLARWPKRIAAGQATSDILSLNDVFATCAELLEKNLPDDAAEDSFSFLSTLLGNNNNPHRDHVVAHSVDGEFAYMEGPWKIVFKNEHANLNQSRGKPRIVELYNLEDDIAEANNLVEKEPQIAKGLSDKLKAVVARGTSREGPDQSNDTEVIFNVTQQMRWAPPIED; encoded by the coding sequence ATGAAGCTAAACAGTCTTTTGATTATTTTCGTTCTCGGTTTCTTTCTATGCGGTTGCGGGGAAAAGGAAACCCAATTAGGTCCCATTCGACAGGCTTCCGACTCCGCCCAGGGGCTTCGACGGGACACGCAGGACAAGCCCAACATCGTAATCATCCTGGCCGATGATTTCGGGGTGGGGGATATCCAGGCGCATTTCCCGGATAACAAAATACCGACTCCCTTCCTCGATCGGTTCACAGAACAATCCATGTGGTTTACGAATGCGCACACAGGATCGGCGGTTTGTTCGCCAACACGGTATGGATTGCTGACGGGGCGGTATGCTTGGCGAACGCGGTTGCAGGAATGGGTGTTGGCCTGTTACGAGCCGCCGTTGATTGCGGAAGATCGGCTCACGCTTCCCAAGTTCTTGCAACAGCAAGGTTATGCTACCGCGTGTATCGGAAAATGGCATTTGGGTTGGAATTGGGCAGGACCCCAGCCGAGTACAATGGAGGAAGAAAAAAACGGTTTGCGAACGAGGGAATGGGATTACACCAAGCCGATTTCCAATGGACCAACCACCCGTGGATTCGATTATTACTTCGGTACGCATGTGCCCAATTTCCCTCCGTTTACTTTTATTGAAAACGACCGGGTTGTGGAGCAACCGACTTCGCGGTTTAAATACTCTGCCGACGATGGCACCTTCATGCCGGCTCAATTTGATGGGAATCCCATGGCACCCGATTGGCGCTTCGATCAAATTTTGCCGAAGATCACAGAGCGGGCTGTGCAATACATCCATGACCAGGCAGGGCAAGATGAGCCATTCTTTTTATATTTTCCTATGACCTCTCCTCACACACCCATTGTGCCTACTGCGCAGTTCAAAGGGGAAAGCGGAATTGCGCACGCCGCTGATTGGGTCATGCAAACGGATTGGTCCGCGGGGCAGCTGATTCAGGCGCTGGAGGACGCAGGTGTTTCGGACAATACCCTTGTGATATTTACTACCGACAACGGGCACGCTCCTCAGGAATGGAATGAACTCATCAATGCCGGTCACTCTCCGAGCGGACCCTTTCGTGGCCGCAAGGGAGACATCTGGGAGGGTGGACACCGTGTTCCCTTTTTGGCAAGATGGCCAAAACGTATAGCAGCTGGTCAGGCGACGAGCGATATTCTCAGTTTGAACGATGTGTTCGCCACCTGTGCGGAACTTCTGGAAAAAAATCTTCCCGATGACGCAGCCGAAGACAGCTTCAGCTTTTTATCTACGCTATTAGGAAACAACAACAACCCTCATCGAGATCATGTGGTGGCCCATTCGGTCGATGGAGAATTTGCCTATATGGAAGGACCTTGGAAAATCGTTTTTAAAAATGAGCATGCCAATCTAAATCAGTCCCGGGGCAAACCTCGTATCGTCGAGCTCTATAATCTTGAGGACGACATTGCCGAGGCAAACAATCTGGTCGAAAAGGAACCGCAGATAGCCAAAGGCCTGAGTGATAAATTAAAAGCGGTGGTCGCCCGAGGAACCAGCCGGGAGGGTCCGGATCAATCGAACGATACCGAGGTCATTTTCAATGTGACCCAACAAATGCGTTGGGCACCACCAATTGAGGATTGA
- a CDS encoding rhodanese-like domain-containing protein — MVRLSHNFKVVFSLLNSVPILISFSVLLVFSVGLLLWFKLIGRVSDQQVKDYLAAGALVVDVRPPKRYAQKHLAGVENVSALSIGKSIGRLSGDKARIILCHCESGGLSAIAVHRLRKAGYKQSFNLGSYKRAASLLEPNL; from the coding sequence ATGGTTCGACTATCCCATAATTTCAAGGTCGTGTTTTCACTGCTCAATTCCGTTCCCATTCTGATCAGCTTTTCTGTTTTGCTGGTTTTTTCCGTAGGCCTGCTGCTTTGGTTTAAGTTGATAGGGCGAGTCAGTGATCAGCAGGTTAAGGATTACCTGGCTGCGGGTGCTCTAGTGGTGGATGTCAGACCACCAAAACGATATGCTCAGAAACATTTGGCAGGTGTTGAGAATGTTTCGGCCTTATCGATTGGAAAATCGATTGGGCGGTTGTCCGGTGACAAGGCTAGAATCATTCTTTGTCATTGCGAAAGCGGGGGCCTTTCAGCCATTGCAGTTCATCGGTTGAGGAAAGCCGGGTACAAGCAGTCGTTTAATCTTGGATCTTATAAGCGGGCA
- a CDS encoding arylsulfatase, producing MFIRLLLSCLTIGFLFQGCSSKKTQQRPNIVIILADDFGIGDIQAHYPDNKIATPYLDAFSAEAMRFTNAHSGSACCTPTRYGLMTGRYAWRSSLQEWVQAAYEPPLIEEGRLTLPLLLQQQGYDTGLIGKWHLGWNWAGAQPSTREEVRNVLQEKEWDYTQPIADGPTARGFDYYFGTHVPNFPPFTFIENDRVVVQPTDRYKWDPNEGTVMPQGFDGNPIAPGWQWDQILPEITKRAVQFIHEKADQDEPFFLFFSQTSPHEPVVPSANFKGKSDIAPVADFVMETDWSAGQVIQAIEDAGIADNTLVIFTADNGHSHYTGWETLLEAEHYPSGPYRGHKSQIWEGGHREPFMVRWPGKIEAGAERGQALSLVDIFATCAEILGTVLPQEAAEDSISFLSSLFDSEVEPERDHVIAHSTAGEFTLLEGPWKIVYRNESENLNASRGKPRIVELYNLEEDIAETTNVATRHPEKLKQLDERIRTLVARGTSRPGPAQANDTEVIIDVTQKQRWGPPIAKE from the coding sequence ATGTTTATTCGACTTCTACTTAGCTGCTTAACCATCGGATTTTTATTCCAGGGATGCTCAAGTAAGAAAACGCAACAACGTCCGAATATAGTTATCATCCTTGCTGATGATTTTGGAATAGGCGATATCCAGGCACATTACCCGGATAACAAAATTGCTACGCCTTACCTCGATGCGTTCTCAGCTGAGGCAATGCGTTTTACGAATGCGCACAGCGGCTCGGCCTGTTGCACTCCTACGCGCTATGGTTTGATGACCGGTCGCTATGCCTGGCGCTCCAGTTTACAGGAATGGGTGCAGGCGGCTTACGAGCCTCCGCTAATTGAGGAGGGCCGACTTACCTTGCCATTGTTGTTGCAGCAGCAAGGTTACGATACCGGACTGATCGGAAAATGGCACCTCGGTTGGAATTGGGCTGGAGCCCAGCCGAGCACACGCGAAGAGGTTCGCAATGTTCTGCAGGAAAAAGAATGGGATTACACCCAGCCAATCGCCGATGGACCTACGGCGCGTGGATTCGATTACTACTTTGGAACGCATGTGCCCAATTTTCCTCCTTTTACTTTTATTGAGAATGACCGGGTGGTTGTTCAACCCACCGACCGCTACAAGTGGGATCCCAATGAAGGTACGGTGATGCCCCAAGGATTCGACGGGAATCCAATCGCTCCCGGCTGGCAGTGGGATCAGATCTTGCCAGAGATCACGAAACGGGCAGTCCAATTCATTCACGAAAAGGCCGACCAGGATGAACCATTTTTTCTTTTCTTCTCCCAAACCTCTCCTCACGAGCCCGTCGTTCCTTCGGCGAATTTTAAAGGGAAAAGTGATATTGCGCCTGTTGCCGATTTTGTAATGGAAACGGACTGGTCGGCAGGTCAGGTAATTCAAGCGATCGAGGATGCCGGGATTGCTGATAATACTCTGGTTATTTTTACCGCCGACAACGGGCACTCGCATTATACCGGCTGGGAAACCTTGTTGGAGGCGGAACATTATCCGAGTGGTCCTTACCGCGGTCACAAAAGCCAAATCTGGGAAGGCGGACACCGTGAGCCGTTTATGGTTCGCTGGCCTGGGAAAATTGAGGCCGGAGCGGAGCGCGGTCAGGCTTTGAGTTTAGTAGATATTTTTGCAACCTGTGCCGAGATTTTAGGTACGGTCCTCCCGCAGGAGGCCGCTGAAGACAGCATTAGTTTTTTAAGCTCACTTTTCGATAGTGAGGTCGAGCCAGAGAGAGATCATGTGATTGCGCACTCTACTGCGGGGGAGTTCACCCTATTGGAAGGACCCTGGAAAATTGTCTACCGGAATGAATCCGAGAACTTAAATGCTTCCCGGGGAAAACCGCGTATTGTTGAGCTCTACAATCTTGAAGAGGATATTGCCGAAACGACGAACGTGGCCACCAGGCATCCGGAGAAACTAAAGCAGTTGGACGAACGTATTCGAACCCTGGTTGCCCGCGGAACAAGCCGTCCTGGACCAGCGCAGGCGAATGACACGGAAGTGATTATTGATGTCACCCAGAAGCAACGTTGGGGTCCGCCGATCGCGAAGGAATAA
- a CDS encoding aminotransferase class V-fold PLP-dependent enzyme encodes MPQDQSNQQLKDRHSPLEMSGDEFRKAGHQLVDEIANFLESLPTRKVVETKSVSEVQALVGNEPLPTKGVDTSQLLKETTQLLVDHSLFNGHPRFWGYVTSSAAPIGILGDFLASAVNQNLGAWQLSPVATEIEAQTIRWIAELIGYNTDCGGLMVSGGNMANFVGFLAGRKSRTPWDIRKEGIQKKDKALRVYCSDATHTWVHKAADLFGLGTDAIRWIPSDLDQHMDLAKLEEQIRADIRLGFIPLLVAASAGTVATGAVDPINAIADLCEEHNLWLHVDGAYGAMAAALPEASEDLKAISRADSVALDPHKWLYSPLEAGCTLVKNRQDLHDTFAFHPDYYKFNLEGDQAPTNYYELGLQNSRGFRALKVWLAFKHVGGPAFVETIRQDIALAQAMLKIISDHEELETFTCHLSITTFRFVPKDLQEKKDEQLNYLNELNEKLLNQLQEEGEVFVSNAVLQGTYALRACIVNFRTTLKEIEKLPGIVTRIGQELDGKMRR; translated from the coding sequence ATGCCGCAAGACCAATCCAACCAGCAATTAAAAGATAGACATTCTCCTTTGGAAATGTCGGGAGATGAGTTCCGCAAGGCGGGACATCAACTGGTGGACGAAATCGCCAATTTCCTTGAATCACTTCCTACACGAAAAGTTGTAGAGACGAAGTCAGTTTCGGAAGTCCAGGCTTTGGTTGGAAATGAGCCATTGCCTACCAAAGGAGTTGATACTTCACAGCTGCTGAAAGAAACCACCCAGTTGCTCGTTGATCATTCCCTCTTCAACGGACATCCCCGCTTCTGGGGATACGTTACCTCTTCAGCTGCTCCGATTGGCATTCTCGGCGACTTCCTGGCATCAGCCGTAAATCAGAATTTAGGGGCCTGGCAGCTTTCGCCGGTTGCTACCGAAATCGAAGCTCAGACGATTCGCTGGATCGCCGAGCTCATTGGTTACAATACCGATTGTGGTGGCCTGATGGTGAGTGGTGGAAATATGGCAAATTTTGTTGGCTTTCTCGCAGGTCGTAAATCCAGGACTCCCTGGGACATTCGTAAAGAAGGCATCCAGAAAAAGGACAAGGCCCTGCGCGTTTACTGCTCCGATGCGACGCATACCTGGGTCCATAAAGCTGCCGATCTTTTTGGCCTGGGGACAGACGCCATTCGTTGGATTCCCAGTGACCTCGACCAACACATGGACCTGGCCAAATTGGAAGAACAGATCCGGGCCGACATTCGCTTAGGTTTTATTCCATTGTTGGTAGCAGCCTCTGCAGGCACAGTAGCTACCGGGGCTGTTGATCCGATCAACGCGATTGCGGATCTTTGCGAAGAGCACAACTTGTGGTTACACGTCGACGGAGCTTATGGAGCGATGGCGGCGGCATTGCCTGAAGCCAGTGAAGATTTGAAGGCGATTAGCCGGGCTGACTCGGTTGCACTGGACCCACACAAGTGGCTCTACTCTCCTCTGGAAGCTGGCTGCACCCTCGTTAAGAACAGGCAGGATCTGCACGATACTTTTGCGTTCCATCCGGACTATTATAAATTTAATCTGGAAGGCGACCAAGCTCCCACCAACTACTACGAACTGGGGCTGCAAAACTCCCGCGGATTTCGAGCACTCAAGGTATGGTTGGCGTTTAAACACGTAGGTGGACCTGCGTTTGTCGAGACCATCAGACAGGACATCGCGCTGGCACAAGCCATGTTAAAAATTATTTCTGATCATGAAGAACTGGAAACCTTCACCTGTCACTTAAGTATCACCACGTTCCGGTTTGTCCCCAAAGATCTACAGGAGAAAAAAGACGAACAACTCAACTACTTAAACGAGCTCAACGAAAAACTGCTCAACCAACTTCAGGAAGAAGGAGAGGTCTTTGTTTCGAACGCCGTCTTACAGGGCACTTATGCTTTACGGGCCTGTATTGTAAATTTCAGAACAACTCTGAAAGAAATCGAAAAACTTCCCGGGATTGTAACGCGAATTGGTCAGGAGTTGGATGGGAAGATGAGGAGGTAA
- a CDS encoding prolyl oligopeptidase family serine peptidase, translating into MKYPCLSKFVTGILILLSTSTLFSQTVPNPPPGIPVPAEIRSALEKETSELKEVIVELQTIHRDDPDKLDLINDVTIYYNAVHYALVHDQFYSDKKDDDFAIAFRQLQTGRTRAAALRKGNAPWTRQTGLIVRGYVSKIDSSVQPYGLIIPESFDFDSSMPARLDIWYHGRGNTLSELKFIDQRETDAGKLITDQAIVLHPYGRYCNANKFAGEVDTFEAIDHVKNHYNIDPDRISVRGFSMGGAATWHMATHHAGLWSAAAPGAGFAESAIYAKVMQKDPKPTWYELKLHSFYDATKYAANLAQCPTIAYSGSIDPQKQAADIMAEYLLKEGMELKHIIGEGMGHKFDDVSLEIINSTVDEWASKPKNKYPSKIDFVTYTLRYNKMDWLTVDALEEHWTEARVRAEILDSNTISIGTKNLTALTLELPLKNPKFKPGNRVTIKIDNSSLSVSSKRQPISLIRKNNSWQLAPDTASPSLNKRHDLQGPIDDAFMESFIFVLPSGDESNAALSEWVDSEAADAQLQWWRQFRGEPIVKKDTEITEADIQNNHLILWGDPSSNAVIKRIRQSLPISWDGARFSLHDKEYSTDQHLPVLIYPNPLNPNRYIVLNSSFTFSEFSGGTNSLQIPKLPDWAVVDLSVPRNIRHPLGVVVAGFFDEGWQFKPR; encoded by the coding sequence ATGAAATACCCCTGTCTTTCAAAATTTGTTACTGGAATTCTGATTCTGCTCTCCACGAGCACTCTCTTTTCTCAAACAGTTCCCAATCCACCGCCGGGTATTCCAGTCCCTGCGGAAATTCGATCAGCCCTCGAAAAAGAAACATCGGAGCTAAAAGAAGTGATCGTTGAACTCCAAACTATTCATCGGGACGATCCGGACAAACTGGATCTGATCAACGACGTGACTATCTACTACAATGCCGTTCACTACGCGCTGGTACATGATCAGTTTTATTCCGATAAAAAGGATGACGATTTCGCGATAGCCTTTCGACAACTGCAAACGGGGCGTACCCGGGCGGCCGCGCTCAGAAAAGGCAATGCTCCCTGGACTCGGCAAACCGGCCTGATAGTCCGTGGCTACGTTTCAAAAATCGATAGCTCCGTTCAGCCTTACGGATTGATTATCCCCGAGTCGTTCGATTTCGACTCCTCAATGCCAGCGCGGCTCGACATCTGGTATCATGGTCGAGGTAACACCTTGTCCGAACTGAAATTTATTGACCAGCGGGAAACCGATGCAGGGAAACTCATCACAGATCAGGCCATTGTGCTTCATCCCTACGGCCGTTACTGCAACGCCAACAAGTTCGCGGGCGAAGTAGATACCTTCGAAGCAATCGACCACGTAAAGAATCATTACAATATAGATCCAGATAGAATTTCCGTACGCGGATTCTCCATGGGCGGAGCAGCCACCTGGCACATGGCAACGCATCACGCGGGACTTTGGTCCGCAGCAGCTCCCGGAGCGGGTTTCGCGGAAAGTGCGATCTATGCCAAGGTCATGCAAAAAGACCCGAAGCCAACTTGGTACGAACTCAAACTTCACAGCTTTTACGACGCCACCAAATACGCTGCCAACCTTGCTCAATGCCCGACCATCGCCTACAGCGGATCCATCGATCCGCAGAAACAAGCGGCAGATATTATGGCCGAGTACCTGTTGAAAGAAGGTATGGAATTGAAGCATATCATCGGCGAAGGAATGGGACACAAGTTCGACGATGTATCACTCGAAATCATAAACAGCACGGTCGACGAATGGGCAAGTAAGCCTAAAAATAAATACCCCAGTAAGATCGATTTCGTAACCTACACGCTTCGCTATAACAAAATGGATTGGCTTACAGTCGATGCGCTTGAAGAACATTGGACTGAGGCTCGGGTGAGGGCTGAAATCCTTGATTCTAATACTATAAGCATCGGCACTAAGAACCTAACAGCCCTAACATTAGAACTTCCCCTCAAGAATCCAAAATTTAAACCGGGAAATCGAGTCACAATCAAAATCGATAATTCTTCGCTCTCCGTTTCCAGCAAAAGACAACCGATTTCCCTCATCAGGAAAAACAATTCCTGGCAGCTGGCACCTGACACCGCCTCCCCTTCCCTCAATAAACGCCACGACCTCCAAGGTCCGATCGACGACGCCTTCATGGAAAGTTTTATTTTTGTCCTGCCAAGTGGTGACGAATCCAATGCCGCCCTATCCGAATGGGTTGATTCAGAGGCTGCCGATGCTCAACTTCAGTGGTGGCGACAATTCCGCGGCGAGCCGATAGTAAAAAAAGACACAGAGATCACCGAAGCGGACATACAAAACAATCATCTCATTCTCTGGGGTGATCCTTCGAGCAACGCGGTCATTAAGCGTATTCGTCAATCCTTGCCAATAAGCTGGGACGGCGCGCGATTCTCGCTTCACGACAAAGAGTACTCCACAGACCAACACCTCCCGGTTTTAATTTACCCCAACCCGTTAAACCCAAACCGTTATATCGTTCTCAACTCCAGTTTCACGTTCAGCGAATTCTCTGGTGGCACCAACTCTCTCCAAATTCCTAAACTTCCTGATTGGGCGGTAGTCGATTTATCCGTGCCACGTAACATACGACATCCATTGGGTGTAGTTGTCGCAGGATTCTTTGACGAAGGTTGGCAATTCAAGCCGCGCTAA
- a CDS encoding amino acid adenylation domain-containing protein, whose protein sequence is MEWNKTDRSYPADLTIEQLFEVQVSKTPKAVAVICGDETITYGELNRRADYLAFRLQASGLVSGDVVGLCFYRSIEHLISVFAVLKVGSAFVPLEPDNPESRLQFQLEDSGAKLLLSHSGINQALTDCSVERIFVDEINWMDFDATQKAFPITATADDLMYILYTSGSTGNPKGVRMPRRGIINLMHWIQEAYGMVSGDRSMQSASISFDNSMAEVFWPLLNGGTIVVAHRGGQRNIEYILNTILEKNVTHYSTVPSMLRALLDLPQISECNSLKLVFAGGEALTEEINDKFHATLDAELHNWYGLTETSVNSIVWKSYPGAKPIRIGNPVSNTKVYLLDKDHEPVGIGIVGEIYLSGVCLAEGYQNLPELTEETFITNPLPEGRGERLYKTGDLAKYHPDGTIEFLGRIDHQIQLRGYRIEVGEIESLLNRRRDIREAAVVLLEHGPNDSRLHAYYVPAPGAIEALANELKPYLSNQLPAIMIPSTFEPMKDLPHTLSGKLDRKTLVQNLSQKTEIVRPSNGQSDVSAIATIFEEVLHCGPVSETDSFFDLGGHSLLATKIRNRISKLIQVNFPLSLIFDHPTPLQLSEQISLLNKKD, encoded by the coding sequence GTGGAATGGAACAAAACGGACCGTTCTTATCCTGCGGATCTCACCATTGAACAGCTTTTTGAAGTCCAAGTCTCTAAAACCCCAAAGGCTGTGGCGGTGATTTGTGGTGACGAAACCATAACCTATGGCGAATTAAATCGTCGGGCGGATTATTTGGCATTCAGACTTCAGGCCTCGGGATTGGTGTCCGGTGATGTCGTAGGTCTGTGTTTTTATCGATCGATTGAGCACCTGATTTCTGTGTTTGCTGTGCTTAAGGTGGGGTCCGCTTTTGTGCCTTTGGAGCCAGACAACCCTGAATCACGGCTACAGTTTCAGTTGGAGGATTCCGGAGCGAAGCTGTTGTTGAGTCATTCTGGGATTAACCAGGCTTTGACCGACTGTTCAGTTGAGCGAATTTTCGTTGATGAAATAAACTGGATGGATTTCGATGCCACCCAAAAAGCGTTTCCAATTACTGCAACGGCGGACGACCTGATGTACATCCTTTACACTTCGGGTTCTACCGGAAATCCGAAGGGCGTTAGAATGCCAAGGCGTGGAATTATTAATCTGATGCATTGGATTCAGGAAGCTTATGGAATGGTGTCAGGAGACAGGTCGATGCAATCCGCTTCCATTTCTTTCGATAATTCCATGGCAGAGGTTTTCTGGCCATTGTTGAACGGAGGCACCATAGTCGTAGCGCATCGAGGAGGGCAACGGAACATTGAGTATATTCTAAATACCATTCTCGAAAAGAATGTGACTCATTACTCCACGGTTCCGTCTATGCTTCGAGCGTTACTCGATCTACCCCAGATTTCTGAGTGCAACTCCCTTAAACTTGTGTTTGCAGGCGGCGAAGCACTCACCGAAGAAATTAATGATAAATTTCACGCCACTTTGGACGCTGAGCTCCATAATTGGTACGGCTTAACTGAAACCAGTGTAAACTCCATCGTTTGGAAAAGCTATCCGGGTGCGAAGCCCATACGAATTGGGAACCCCGTATCTAACACCAAGGTTTATCTATTGGATAAAGATCATGAACCCGTGGGAATCGGAATAGTGGGAGAAATTTATCTGAGTGGTGTTTGTCTGGCGGAAGGGTATCAAAACCTGCCCGAGCTTACCGAGGAAACCTTTATCACGAATCCATTGCCGGAAGGCCGTGGCGAGCGCTTATACAAGACTGGAGACTTGGCGAAATACCATCCGGACGGCACTATTGAATTTTTAGGAAGAATAGATCATCAGATTCAACTTCGTGGCTATCGAATTGAGGTTGGCGAAATCGAGTCACTCCTGAATCGCCGTCGGGATATTCGTGAAGCTGCGGTAGTTTTACTAGAGCATGGACCGAATGATTCCCGATTACATGCTTACTACGTTCCAGCGCCTGGAGCTATCGAAGCTCTCGCAAATGAGCTAAAACCGTATCTCTCGAATCAGCTTCCAGCAATAATGATTCCTAGTACATTTGAGCCAATGAAGGATCTTCCACACACTTTAAGTGGAAAGTTGGATAGAAAAACTTTGGTTCAGAATCTATCTCAGAAAACTGAAATTGTGCGGCCATCGAACGGGCAATCCGATGTTTCAGCCATCGCAACTATTTTTGAAGAAGTCCTTCATTGTGGTCCTGTGTCTGAGACAGATAGTTTTTTTGATTTGGGCGGACACTCTCTTCTCGCTACGAAGATCAGGAACCGGATCAGTAAACTGATCCAGGTCAATTTTCCGCTTTCCTTGATTTTTGACCATCCGACACCCCTTCAACTGAGTGAGCAAATTTCTCTCCTCAATAAGAAAGACTGA